A single region of the Changchengzhania lutea genome encodes:
- a CDS encoding acetate/propionate family kinase, giving the protein MQVLVLNSGSSSLKFQLFSMPEESILCSGIIERIGFEDAKFKFKTAKNNIDIVTAIPNHKVGLEVLAKQLLDKETGIIKSTDDIDIVGHRVVHGGKHFSDTTEITEVVKEKIRALSSLAPLHNPPNLAGIEVAEFIFPDAKQVAVFDTAFHQTIPEYAYKYAIPNEFSEKHNIRVYGFHGTSHKYVSEKTIAYLGKLNSKIITIHLGNGCSMTAIKDGKSIDHSLGFSPVNGLIMGTRSGDIDPSIIFYLAEKYNYSLDEINTLFQKKSGMLGLTGFSDLREIESEAEKGNKACQLALEMNAYRIKKYIGSYTAILNGLDAIVFTAGIGENSKLMRELVCKDLDFLGIHLDSEKNNDTSRTIRTISTKGSKVSILVVPTNEELEIAKQAVKLFEN; this is encoded by the coding sequence ATGCAAGTATTAGTTTTAAACTCTGGGAGTTCTTCATTAAAATTCCAACTATTTTCAATGCCCGAAGAAAGTATATTATGCTCTGGCATAATAGAACGTATTGGTTTTGAAGATGCTAAATTTAAATTTAAAACTGCCAAAAATAATATAGATATTGTAACTGCCATTCCAAATCATAAAGTAGGTTTAGAGGTATTAGCTAAGCAACTATTAGATAAGGAAACAGGCATCATTAAATCTACTGACGATATTGATATTGTCGGACACAGAGTGGTACATGGTGGGAAGCATTTTAGCGACACTACCGAAATCACAGAAGTGGTTAAAGAAAAGATAAGAGCACTTTCATCTTTAGCACCTCTACATAACCCACCTAATTTAGCGGGGATTGAGGTCGCTGAATTTATTTTTCCAGATGCCAAACAGGTGGCTGTTTTCGACACAGCTTTCCATCAAACGATTCCTGAATATGCGTACAAGTATGCCATTCCTAACGAATTTTCAGAAAAGCACAATATTCGCGTTTATGGATTTCATGGCACAAGTCACAAATATGTTTCGGAAAAAACAATAGCTTATTTAGGGAAGTTAAATTCAAAAATAATAACCATTCATTTAGGTAATGGCTGTAGCATGACCGCCATAAAAGACGGTAAAAGTATTGATCATTCCTTAGGGTTTTCACCTGTTAATGGTTTAATAATGGGCACCCGTTCTGGGGACATTGATCCTTCTATAATCTTTTATTTGGCTGAAAAATACAATTATAGTTTAGATGAAATCAACACCCTTTTTCAAAAGAAAAGTGGCATGCTTGGTTTAACAGGTTTTAGTGACTTAAGAGAAATTGAATCTGAAGCTGAAAAAGGAAATAAGGCTTGCCAATTAGCTTTGGAAATGAATGCATACCGGATTAAAAAATATATAGGAAGTTATACCGCTATTTTGAACGGACTGGACGCTATTGTATTTACAGCTGGAATTGGAGAAAATTCGAAATTAATGCGAGAACTCGTTTGTAAAGATTTAGATTTTTTAGGGATACATCTCGATTCGGAAAAAAATAATGATACATCAAGAACAATCCGGACAATTAGTACAAAGGGTTCTAAAGTGAGTATTTTGGTCGTCCCCACAAATGAAGAGTTGGAAATTGCGAAGCAAGCAGTTAAATTATTCGAAAATTAG